Proteins from a genomic interval of Phalacrocorax aristotelis chromosome 3, bGulAri2.1, whole genome shotgun sequence:
- the LOC142055585 gene encoding ras and Rab interactor 2-like isoform X6, with protein MSSLTMKARCLDKRGSFFKLIDTIASEIGELKQEMVQTDLTVEDESADLRRLVKDMGNVSPEKNDVKSCPRDSGYDSLSNKLSILDKLLHTHPVWLQLGLNNGEAMEILQAQPPGIFLVRKSARLQKKVISLRLPSDCGFCLKEFAIRESTYTFSLEGSGISFADLFRLIAFYCISRDVLPFTLKLPHAIAAAKTEAELEEIAQLGLTPRRPVPLGSACKDSRQLCLINGVHSIRTRTPSELECSQTNGALCFINPLFLKVHSQDVGGSLKRQSLRTQDVNGTARPRSPPPRPPPPSINSILTSPQISRSIKQASMPETDNHKKERGLGLLQNKPTPIPPPRLKKQAVCSEVEGSSKTAAVIRPGCSLVSVPEAAGVPGETLPEPAPAAAKKTVATSSESHIPWNGGRQRLSDMSISTSSSDSLDFDRSMPLFGYEGDTNSSLEDFEGESDQESMAPPLKPKKKRNSSFVLPKIVKSQLRKVSGVFSSFMTPEKRMIKKIAEMSRDKRTYFGCLVQDYVSFLQENKECHVSSTDMLQTIRQFMTQVKNYLSQSSELDPPIESLIPEDQIDVVLEKAMHKCILKPLKGHIEAMLKEFHTADGSWKQLKENLQLVRQRNPQELGVFVPTPDFVDVEKIKVKFMTMQKMYSPEKKVMLLLRVCKLIYTVMENNSGRLYGADDFLPVLTYVLAQCDMLELDTEIEYMMELLDPSLLHGEGGYYLTSAYGALSLIKNFQEEQAARLLSSEARDTLRQWHKRRTTNRMIPSVDDFQNYLRVAFQEVNSGCTGKTLLVRPYITTEDVCQLCAEKFKVDNPEEYRLFLFVDDTWQQLTEDTYPQKIKAELHSRPQPQVFHFVYKRINSDPYGAIFQNNDDSAS; from the exons gCTAGTAAAGGACATGGGTAATGTGTCTCCTGAGAAAAATGATGTAAAAAGCTGCCCCCGGGACTCTGGATATGACAGCCTATCCAACAAGCTAAGCATATTGGACAAGCTCCTCCATACTCACCCTGTGTGGCTGCAGCTTGGTCTGAACAATGGTGAAGCCATGGAAATTCTACAGGCTCAGCCTCCTGGG ATATTTCTGGTTAGGAAATCTGCAAGACTGCAGAAGAAAGTAATCTCTCTGCGTCTGCCGAGTGACTGTGGGTTCTGCCTAAAAGAATTTGCAATAAGAGAAAGCACATACA CATTTTCCTTGGAGGGGTCTGGAATAAGTTTTGCTGATCTATTCAGGCTCATTGCTTTCTACTGTATTAGCAG GGATGTCCTTCCATTCACCCTGAAGTTGCCTCATGCTATTGCTGCAGCAAAGACAGAAGCTGAACTTGAAGAGATTGCTCAGCTTGGACTGA CTCCCCGTAGGCCTGTGCCTTTGGGCAGTGCTTGTAAAGACTCGCGTCAGCTCTGCCTTATAAATGGAGTGCATTCTATACGAACCAGAACGCCTTCGGAGCTGGAGTGCAGCCAGACCAACGGAGCACTGTGTTTCATTAATCCCCTCTTCTTAAAAGTGCACAGCCAGGATGTCGGTGGAAGTCTGAAAAGGCAGAGCCTGAGAACTCAAGATGTGAATGGCACAGCGAGGCCtcgctcccccccgccccggccgccaCCACCTTCTATTAATAGCATCCTCACGAGTCCACAGATTTCCAGGAGTATAAAGCAGGCGAGTATGCCAGAAACAGACAACCATAAGAAAGAGAGGGGCTTGGGTTTGCTGCAGAATAAACCAACCCCTATTCCACCTCCCCGGCTGAAGAAGCAGGCTGTTTGCTCAGAGGTGGAAGGTAGCTCAAAGACCGCGGCAGTAATTCGACCTGGCTGCAGCTTGGTGAGTGTGCCTGAAGCTGCTGGTGTTCCAGGAGAAACCCTGCCTGAGCCGgctccagcagctgccaaaAAGACGGTAGCTACCAGCTCTGAGTCACACATACCGTGGAatggaggcaggcagagacTGAGCGACATGAGCATTTCCACCTCCTCGTCTGACTCGCTGGACTTTGATCGGAGCATGCCGCTGTTTGGCTATGAGGGGGACACTAACAGCAGCCTGGAGGATTTTGAGGGGGAAAGCGACCAAGAGAGCATGGCACCACCTTTGAAgcccaagaagaaaagaaacagttcgTTTGTTCTCCCCAAGATTGTGAAATCTCAGCTACGGAAAGTCAGTGGAGTTTTCAGTTCCTTCATGACCCCTGAAAAGAGGATGATTAAGAAAATTGCAGAGATGTCCCGGGACAAACGCACTTACTTTGGATGCCTAGTGCAGGATTATGTCAgctttctccaggaaaacaagGAGTGCCATGTTTCGAGCACTGATATGCTGCAAACAATTCGGCAGTTCATGACCCAAGTCAAGAACTATTTGTCCCAAAGCTCCGAACTTGATCCCCCAATCGAATCGCTGATTCCTGAGGACCAAATAG ATGTTGTCCTGGAGAAGGCCATGCATAAATGCATTCTGAAGCCGTTGAAGGGCCACATTGAAGCGATGTTGAAAGAGTTTCATACCGCGGATGGTTCCTGGAAACAGCTAAAGGAAAACCTGCAGCTGGTGCGGCAGAGGAACCCTCAGGAACTGGGTGTGTTTGTTCCAACACCAGACTTTGTGGACGTTGAAAAGATTAAAGTCAAGTTCATGACCATGCAGAAAATGTATTCACCTGAAAAGAAAgtcatgctgctgctgagagtTTGCAAATTGATTTACACTGTTATGGAGAATAACTCAG GGAGGCTGTATGGAGCTGATGACTTCTTGCCTGTGTTGACATATGTACTAGCCCAATGTGATATGCTGGAACTGGATACTGAAATTGAATACATGATGGAGTTGCTGGATCCGTCTTTGCTGCATGGAGAAG GAGGCTATTACTTGACAAGCGCTTATGGAGCACTTTCACTGATCAAGAACTTCCAGGAAGAACAAGCTGCCCGACTGCTAAGTTCAGAAGCCAGAGATACTCTCCGGCAATGGCACAAGAGGAGAACAACTAACAGGATGATACCTTCAGTTGATGATTTTCAG AACTACCTTCGTGTTGCATTCCAGGAAGTTAACAGTGGATGTACAGGAAAGACCTTACTAGTAAGACCATATATCACTACTGAAGATGTATGTCAGCTTTGTGCTGAAAAGTTTAAAGTGGACAATCCAGAAGAATATagactgtttctttttgttgatGACACCTGGCAGCAACTGACAGAGGATACCTACcctcagaaaataaaggcagagtTGCACAGCCGTCCACAACCCCAGGTCTTTCACTTCGTCTACAAGCGCATTAACAGTGATCCATATGGTGCCATTTTTCAAAACAACGATGACTCAGCTTCTTAA
- the LOC142055585 gene encoding ras and Rab interactor 2-like isoform X5, with protein sequence MSSLTMKARCLDKRGSFFKLIDTIASEIGELKQEMVQTDLTVEDESADLRRLVKDMGNVSPEKNDVKSCPRDSGYDSLSNKLSILDKLLHTHPVWLQLGLNNGEAMEILQAQPPGIFLVRKSARLQKKVISLRLPSDCGFCLKEFAIRESTYTFSLEGSGISFADLFRLIAFYCISRDVLPFTLKLPHAIAAAKTEAELEEIAQLGLNFWSSPANSNPLDPSAPRRPVPLGSACKDSRQLCLINGVHSIRTRTPSELECSQTNGALCFINPLFLKVHSQDVGGSLKRQSLRTQDVNGTARPRSPPPRPPPPSINSILTSPQISRSIKQASMPETDNHKKERGLGLLQNKPTPIPPPRLKKQAVCSEVEGSSKTAAVIRPGCSLVSVPEAAGVPGETLPEPAPAAAKKTVATSSESHIPWNGGRQRLSDMSISTSSSDSLDFDRSMPLFGYEGDTNSSLEDFEGESDQESMAPPLKPKKKRNSSFVLPKIVKSQLRKVSGVFSSFMTPEKRMIKKIAEMSRDKRTYFGCLVQDYVSFLQENKECHVSSTDMLQTIRQFMTQVKNYLSQSSELDPPIESLIPEDQIDVVLEKAMHKCILKPLKGHIEAMLKEFHTADGSWKQLKENLQLVRQRNPQELGVFVPTPDFVDVEKIKVKFMTMQKMYSPEKKVMLLLRVCKLIYTVMENNSGRLYGADDFLPVLTYVLAQCDMLELDTEIEYMMELLDPSLLHGEGGYYLTSAYGALSLIKNFQEEQAARLLSSEARDTLRQWHKRRTTNRMIPSVDDFQNYLRVAFQEVNSGCTGKTLLVRPYITTEDVCQLCAEKFKVDNPEEYRLFLFVDDTWQQLTEDTYPQKIKAELHSRPQPQVFHFVYKRINSDPYGAIFQNNDDSAS encoded by the exons gCTAGTAAAGGACATGGGTAATGTGTCTCCTGAGAAAAATGATGTAAAAAGCTGCCCCCGGGACTCTGGATATGACAGCCTATCCAACAAGCTAAGCATATTGGACAAGCTCCTCCATACTCACCCTGTGTGGCTGCAGCTTGGTCTGAACAATGGTGAAGCCATGGAAATTCTACAGGCTCAGCCTCCTGGG ATATTTCTGGTTAGGAAATCTGCAAGACTGCAGAAGAAAGTAATCTCTCTGCGTCTGCCGAGTGACTGTGGGTTCTGCCTAAAAGAATTTGCAATAAGAGAAAGCACATACA CATTTTCCTTGGAGGGGTCTGGAATAAGTTTTGCTGATCTATTCAGGCTCATTGCTTTCTACTGTATTAGCAG GGATGTCCTTCCATTCACCCTGAAGTTGCCTCATGCTATTGCTGCAGCAAAGACAGAAGCTGAACTTGAAGAGATTGCTCAGCTTGGACTGA ACTTTTGGAGCTCCCCAGCTAACAGCAACCCCCTGGATCCTTCAGCTCCCCGTAGGCCTGTGCCTTTGGGCAGTGCTTGTAAAGACTCGCGTCAGCTCTGCCTTATAAATGGAGTGCATTCTATACGAACCAGAACGCCTTCGGAGCTGGAGTGCAGCCAGACCAACGGAGCACTGTGTTTCATTAATCCCCTCTTCTTAAAAGTGCACAGCCAGGATGTCGGTGGAAGTCTGAAAAGGCAGAGCCTGAGAACTCAAGATGTGAATGGCACAGCGAGGCCtcgctcccccccgccccggccgccaCCACCTTCTATTAATAGCATCCTCACGAGTCCACAGATTTCCAGGAGTATAAAGCAGGCGAGTATGCCAGAAACAGACAACCATAAGAAAGAGAGGGGCTTGGGTTTGCTGCAGAATAAACCAACCCCTATTCCACCTCCCCGGCTGAAGAAGCAGGCTGTTTGCTCAGAGGTGGAAGGTAGCTCAAAGACCGCGGCAGTAATTCGACCTGGCTGCAGCTTGGTGAGTGTGCCTGAAGCTGCTGGTGTTCCAGGAGAAACCCTGCCTGAGCCGgctccagcagctgccaaaAAGACGGTAGCTACCAGCTCTGAGTCACACATACCGTGGAatggaggcaggcagagacTGAGCGACATGAGCATTTCCACCTCCTCGTCTGACTCGCTGGACTTTGATCGGAGCATGCCGCTGTTTGGCTATGAGGGGGACACTAACAGCAGCCTGGAGGATTTTGAGGGGGAAAGCGACCAAGAGAGCATGGCACCACCTTTGAAgcccaagaagaaaagaaacagttcgTTTGTTCTCCCCAAGATTGTGAAATCTCAGCTACGGAAAGTCAGTGGAGTTTTCAGTTCCTTCATGACCCCTGAAAAGAGGATGATTAAGAAAATTGCAGAGATGTCCCGGGACAAACGCACTTACTTTGGATGCCTAGTGCAGGATTATGTCAgctttctccaggaaaacaagGAGTGCCATGTTTCGAGCACTGATATGCTGCAAACAATTCGGCAGTTCATGACCCAAGTCAAGAACTATTTGTCCCAAAGCTCCGAACTTGATCCCCCAATCGAATCGCTGATTCCTGAGGACCAAATAG ATGTTGTCCTGGAGAAGGCCATGCATAAATGCATTCTGAAGCCGTTGAAGGGCCACATTGAAGCGATGTTGAAAGAGTTTCATACCGCGGATGGTTCCTGGAAACAGCTAAAGGAAAACCTGCAGCTGGTGCGGCAGAGGAACCCTCAGGAACTGGGTGTGTTTGTTCCAACACCAGACTTTGTGGACGTTGAAAAGATTAAAGTCAAGTTCATGACCATGCAGAAAATGTATTCACCTGAAAAGAAAgtcatgctgctgctgagagtTTGCAAATTGATTTACACTGTTATGGAGAATAACTCAG GGAGGCTGTATGGAGCTGATGACTTCTTGCCTGTGTTGACATATGTACTAGCCCAATGTGATATGCTGGAACTGGATACTGAAATTGAATACATGATGGAGTTGCTGGATCCGTCTTTGCTGCATGGAGAAG GAGGCTATTACTTGACAAGCGCTTATGGAGCACTTTCACTGATCAAGAACTTCCAGGAAGAACAAGCTGCCCGACTGCTAAGTTCAGAAGCCAGAGATACTCTCCGGCAATGGCACAAGAGGAGAACAACTAACAGGATGATACCTTCAGTTGATGATTTTCAG AACTACCTTCGTGTTGCATTCCAGGAAGTTAACAGTGGATGTACAGGAAAGACCTTACTAGTAAGACCATATATCACTACTGAAGATGTATGTCAGCTTTGTGCTGAAAAGTTTAAAGTGGACAATCCAGAAGAATATagactgtttctttttgttgatGACACCTGGCAGCAACTGACAGAGGATACCTACcctcagaaaataaaggcagagtTGCACAGCCGTCCACAACCCCAGGTCTTTCACTTCGTCTACAAGCGCATTAACAGTGATCCATATGGTGCCATTTTTCAAAACAACGATGACTCAGCTTCTTAA
- the LOC142055585 gene encoding ras and Rab interactor 2-like isoform X7 — MGNVSPEKNDVKSCPRDSGYDSLSNKLSILDKLLHTHPVWLQLGLNNGEAMEILQAQPPGIFLVRKSARLQKKVISLRLPSDCGFCLKEFAIRESTYTFSLEGSGISFADLFRLIAFYCISRDVLPFTLKLPHAIAAAKTEAELEEIAQLGLNFWSSPANSNPLDPSAPRRPVPLGSACKDSRQLCLINGVHSIRTRTPSELECSQTNGALCFINPLFLKVHSQDVGGSLKRQSLRTQDVNGTARPRSPPPRPPPPSINSILTSPQISRSIKQASMPETDNHKKERGLGLLQNKPTPIPPPRLKKQAVCSEVEGSSKTAAVIRPGCSLVSVPEAAGVPGETLPEPAPAAAKKTVATSSESHIPWNGGRQRLSDMSISTSSSDSLDFDRSMPLFGYEGDTNSSLEDFEGESDQESMAPPLKPKKKRNSSFVLPKIVKSQLRKVSGVFSSFMTPEKRMIKKIAEMSRDKRTYFGCLVQDYVSFLQENKECHVSSTDMLQTIRQFMTQVKNYLSQSSELDPPIESLIPEDQIDVVLEKAMHKCILKPLKGHIEAMLKEFHTADGSWKQLKENLQLVRQRNPQELGVFVPTPDFVDVEKIKVKFMTMQKMYSPEKKVMLLLRVCKLIYTVMENNSGRLYGADDFLPVLTYVLAQCDMLELDTEIEYMMELLDPSLLHGEGGYYLTSAYGALSLIKNFQEEQAARLLSSEARDTLRQWHKRRTTNRMIPSVDDFQNYLRVAFQEVNSGCTGKTLLVRPYITTEDVCQLCAEKFKVDNPEEYRLFLFVDDTWQQLTEDTYPQKIKAELHSRPQPQVFHFVYKRINSDPYGAIFQNNDDSAS, encoded by the exons ATGGGTAATGTGTCTCCTGAGAAAAATGATGTAAAAAGCTGCCCCCGGGACTCTGGATATGACAGCCTATCCAACAAGCTAAGCATATTGGACAAGCTCCTCCATACTCACCCTGTGTGGCTGCAGCTTGGTCTGAACAATGGTGAAGCCATGGAAATTCTACAGGCTCAGCCTCCTGGG ATATTTCTGGTTAGGAAATCTGCAAGACTGCAGAAGAAAGTAATCTCTCTGCGTCTGCCGAGTGACTGTGGGTTCTGCCTAAAAGAATTTGCAATAAGAGAAAGCACATACA CATTTTCCTTGGAGGGGTCTGGAATAAGTTTTGCTGATCTATTCAGGCTCATTGCTTTCTACTGTATTAGCAG GGATGTCCTTCCATTCACCCTGAAGTTGCCTCATGCTATTGCTGCAGCAAAGACAGAAGCTGAACTTGAAGAGATTGCTCAGCTTGGACTGA ACTTTTGGAGCTCCCCAGCTAACAGCAACCCCCTGGATCCTTCAGCTCCCCGTAGGCCTGTGCCTTTGGGCAGTGCTTGTAAAGACTCGCGTCAGCTCTGCCTTATAAATGGAGTGCATTCTATACGAACCAGAACGCCTTCGGAGCTGGAGTGCAGCCAGACCAACGGAGCACTGTGTTTCATTAATCCCCTCTTCTTAAAAGTGCACAGCCAGGATGTCGGTGGAAGTCTGAAAAGGCAGAGCCTGAGAACTCAAGATGTGAATGGCACAGCGAGGCCtcgctcccccccgccccggccgccaCCACCTTCTATTAATAGCATCCTCACGAGTCCACAGATTTCCAGGAGTATAAAGCAGGCGAGTATGCCAGAAACAGACAACCATAAGAAAGAGAGGGGCTTGGGTTTGCTGCAGAATAAACCAACCCCTATTCCACCTCCCCGGCTGAAGAAGCAGGCTGTTTGCTCAGAGGTGGAAGGTAGCTCAAAGACCGCGGCAGTAATTCGACCTGGCTGCAGCTTGGTGAGTGTGCCTGAAGCTGCTGGTGTTCCAGGAGAAACCCTGCCTGAGCCGgctccagcagctgccaaaAAGACGGTAGCTACCAGCTCTGAGTCACACATACCGTGGAatggaggcaggcagagacTGAGCGACATGAGCATTTCCACCTCCTCGTCTGACTCGCTGGACTTTGATCGGAGCATGCCGCTGTTTGGCTATGAGGGGGACACTAACAGCAGCCTGGAGGATTTTGAGGGGGAAAGCGACCAAGAGAGCATGGCACCACCTTTGAAgcccaagaagaaaagaaacagttcgTTTGTTCTCCCCAAGATTGTGAAATCTCAGCTACGGAAAGTCAGTGGAGTTTTCAGTTCCTTCATGACCCCTGAAAAGAGGATGATTAAGAAAATTGCAGAGATGTCCCGGGACAAACGCACTTACTTTGGATGCCTAGTGCAGGATTATGTCAgctttctccaggaaaacaagGAGTGCCATGTTTCGAGCACTGATATGCTGCAAACAATTCGGCAGTTCATGACCCAAGTCAAGAACTATTTGTCCCAAAGCTCCGAACTTGATCCCCCAATCGAATCGCTGATTCCTGAGGACCAAATAG ATGTTGTCCTGGAGAAGGCCATGCATAAATGCATTCTGAAGCCGTTGAAGGGCCACATTGAAGCGATGTTGAAAGAGTTTCATACCGCGGATGGTTCCTGGAAACAGCTAAAGGAAAACCTGCAGCTGGTGCGGCAGAGGAACCCTCAGGAACTGGGTGTGTTTGTTCCAACACCAGACTTTGTGGACGTTGAAAAGATTAAAGTCAAGTTCATGACCATGCAGAAAATGTATTCACCTGAAAAGAAAgtcatgctgctgctgagagtTTGCAAATTGATTTACACTGTTATGGAGAATAACTCAG GGAGGCTGTATGGAGCTGATGACTTCTTGCCTGTGTTGACATATGTACTAGCCCAATGTGATATGCTGGAACTGGATACTGAAATTGAATACATGATGGAGTTGCTGGATCCGTCTTTGCTGCATGGAGAAG GAGGCTATTACTTGACAAGCGCTTATGGAGCACTTTCACTGATCAAGAACTTCCAGGAAGAACAAGCTGCCCGACTGCTAAGTTCAGAAGCCAGAGATACTCTCCGGCAATGGCACAAGAGGAGAACAACTAACAGGATGATACCTTCAGTTGATGATTTTCAG AACTACCTTCGTGTTGCATTCCAGGAAGTTAACAGTGGATGTACAGGAAAGACCTTACTAGTAAGACCATATATCACTACTGAAGATGTATGTCAGCTTTGTGCTGAAAAGTTTAAAGTGGACAATCCAGAAGAATATagactgtttctttttgttgatGACACCTGGCAGCAACTGACAGAGGATACCTACcctcagaaaataaaggcagagtTGCACAGCCGTCCACAACCCCAGGTCTTTCACTTCGTCTACAAGCGCATTAACAGTGATCCATATGGTGCCATTTTTCAAAACAACGATGACTCAGCTTCTTAA